From the genome of Pseudonocardia sp. EC080619-01:
GCGCATGGTGCGACCGGCCTCGATCCCGGGGATGCGACGCCGGCCCATCCAGACCAGTGTGACGCCCTCGGTGCCGTCGAACAGCTCGGCCTTGAGCGTGGCGTCGGCGCTCTGGGGGCAGAGCTCCACGCTGCGGATCCGGCCGAGCATCGTCACCTCCTCGCCGCAGGCGCAGTCGCGGGCCGGTCGTGCGCCGGTCTCCTCGACGTCCTCGGCGAGATCGCGTGCGTCGAGCTCGTCGACGT
Proteins encoded in this window:
- a CDS encoding OB-fold nucleic acid binding domain-containing protein, which codes for MGSTDGGAFRRMLRKLTSDVDELDARDLAEDVEETGARPARDCACGEEVTMLGRIRSVELCPQSADATLKAELFDGTEGVTLVWMGRRRIPGIEAGRTMRVRGRISVRDGRKVLYNPYYEICQAQ